From a single Phragmites australis chromosome 7, lpPhrAust1.1, whole genome shotgun sequence genomic region:
- the LOC133923637 gene encoding FCS-Like Zinc finger 1-like: MAESLACAFFLDAEPVREASLPALDACALCARPLARDSDIFMYRGDTPFCSEECRYEQMQLDAIRARQAARSAGRRHQYSSGTESRRAHQESRKVSVAS; this comes from the coding sequence ATGGCGGAATCTCTCGCGTGCGCCTTCTTCCTCGACGCCGAGCCGGTTCGCGAGGCCAGCCTGCCCGCGCTGGACGCGTGCGCGCTCTGCGCCAGGCCGCTGGCACGCGACAGCGACATCTTCATGTACAGAGGGGACACGCCCTTCTGCAGCGAGGAGTGCCGCTACGAGCAGATGCAGCTCGACGCCATCCGCGCGAGGCAGGCTGCCAGGTCCGCCGGCCGGAGGCACCAGTACTCCTCAGGCACGGAGTCGCGGCGTGCGCACCAGGAATCCAGGAAGGTGTCCGTGGCAAGCTGA